DNA sequence from the Leptospirillum ferrooxidans C2-3 genome:
GTCAAGCTCAAGAAACATATCCGAAATGACGGAACGTTCCCGAACCGCGAAGTGGGGGACATTCTGGCAAGAAAAGGAGATGAGGGATACATCCGGAGTATCGGCACCTTTCTCCAGCAGTTCTATATCTATGCCGTCTATATCCCTGAAACCGGGGTCACCGTCGGGTGCAAGTTCCGGGAGATAGAGTCTCTCGATTACGACGACAGTCCCGATGAAGAGCCAGTCAAAACCGAAAACCCCTCATGACCGGATCGGACAGATCCGGGGAACCGATGATTCGGAAACGTTTTTTCCACTGAAGGAGAGGACCGTGGACGAAATATTTGAAGAGCCGGATGCCGACCGGGATGACTTTGTCGGCGACTTCTACTGGTCTTTGCACAGCGTGATGGATCCCATCCGGTGCGAGCTGATTCTTGCGGGAGGAGATGTCCGGCTGGCCGGTGTTGCCACCGATGGCCGGGTCATCGTCCGGCTCATGGGCCCCTTTACGAAATCCTGCATGGACAAAAGGGCGGTTGTCGAACAGATCGAACAATATCTGAAGTCAAAGGACGATCGCGTCACACAGGTTCTTCCTGTTTGCCCGAATCCTGAAGAAACCCTTTGATTTCCGGATGATCTGGAAACCACCTTTTCTCTTCATGAACCCTTAAACGAAAGGCCGACTGTGAAAGTCATGGTCCGTAAAAATGCAGACGGTATTTTTTCAGTCTATGTCCCGAAAAAGGACCTTGAAGAACCGATCGTCCAGTCCGACAAGGAAGCCTTGTTCGGAGGAAATGTCACTTTGGCCAATGGAATGGTGCTGGAGCTTCCCGAGTTGACCGATGGCCAATCTCTTCCGATTACGGTCGAGGCACGGAAAGTTTCGGGATGAGCAAGCAAAGATGGAGGAGGAACGATGGAGGAGACAATGCTTGACGAAGTCACGGCGGTTGTCGCCGAACATTGGGAGGGAATGGGACGGAGGACGCTTCTTCTTTTGAAGGAGCAGTTTCCCGGAATTGTCTTCATCGCCGTTCCGGCCTCTGACGTCATAGAGGAACCTGCCCGCAGATCCGGATCGATCGACCTGCATTTCATCGATACGCAGAACCATTGCGTATCGGTTATCAGCGACTCAAAAAGAGCGGGCGGCATTTTGCTCGCAATCAGGGAATGAGGGAAATCATGGCCATTGTCCAAACCAGTATGGAAGTTTCGCCGGAAGAGATGACCAATACCATCGGAGAAATTGCAAAGTTTTGGAAGGATGGATCCCTTGTCGTCTATCTCGGGCCGGACCTGTTTGTTAATCCTCCGGGATTTCCGACAAGCGAACCTGAGCTCTGCGCAAGGCTTTGTGAAAAAATTACCGTTCCCGGACGGCTCAAAGGCAAGCTTCACGAATCCGCCCAGTATATAGAGTCCTACAAGCACAGGAAAACACTCACGTCCCTGATGGGGGAGCTTTTTACAAAAGACGCGGACGAAGCTCCCGTCCATCGGATTTTATCCGAATATCCCCTGCCTCTCGTCGTCGATACCTGGTTTTCAACCATATCGTCAAAGTGTCTGGTCAGGACGGGAGAGATCCAGATCAGCGCCGTGAGCAAGGCGGAATACAGGGACAAATGGTACCGGATCGACCGGAAGACCAAAGACGGGTGGGAGCCGGCAGATCATGTCTCTCCCTCTGATCATGTCCTCTATCGTCCGTTCGGAACGATGATTCCCAATGTGGAGGTGCTGGTCTCCGACGCCGACTTTGTCGAGGTCCTGACCGAAATCGACATACAGACCCCCATTCCCGAGTGGATCAAGACCCACCGGACAGGCAAACACTTTCTTTTTCTCGGTTGCCATTTTGACGATCAGACAACCCGGATGTTTGCCCGCCAGATCATGAAACGGTCCTCAAACCGGCACTTTGTCGTCACCGACGGGGCCGTGCTCCCAAAAGAAGGGCGTTTCTACGAGCAGGAAGGGATTTCGATTCTTCCCCTGGCTCTCAACAGCACTTTTCTCCCGAAACTCAAGGAAGTGCTCGGAAAAGACTGACCGATCGAAAAACGGTCACGAAAGGAGGGTTTCCATGGACGGATCGGCCTGTGTCACGGGAACCACAAGAGGTCAACTGACCTGGACCCCGCGATTTGTCGAAACGATCGACATCGACAAGTGCATCGGATGTGGCCGCTGCTTCAAGGTCTGCGGGCGGGGAATCCTGGCCCTCATGGGCATCGACGAGGATGGAGAGGCGGTGGTCATTACGGCTGAAAACGAAGACGAACTCGACAAGAAAGTCATGAACATCGTTCATCCGGAATTGTGTATCGGCTGTGAGTCATGTGCCAAGGTGTGTCCCAAAAAGTGCTACCAACACAAGGAAATGCAAACATCCTGACGGAAAATTCCGTTTGGATCAGGAGGTCTCTGATGGTCGTATGGGAAGAAGAATCCAGAAAACTGAGCGCTGCCGAGGACTATTTCCATTTTTTCAATGTGGAATTTGACCCAAAGGTCGTCCATGTCAATCGACTGCACATCCTGAAAAAATTCGGACAGTTCCGTGACGCGATCGAAAAGGAATGGCCTTCGGACGGCTCTCCGGAACAAAAGCGCGAAGCTTACCGGAGGGCTCTTGAAATGGCCTATGAAACCTTTCTGACAGCAACGGCACAGGATGAAAAACTGTTCAAGGTGTTCCAGCATGAAGCTCAGGTTTTCAATGTGGAGTTTCACCCTGAAGGAACAAAGGATCGGGATTAGCCCGATTCTTGATAACGCATCCAACCCCAACAACACCATGGAGAGCAAAAAATGATGAAAATGGTTCGGGCAATTGTTCGTCCTGAGAAAGAAAACGACGTGGTTCTGGCACTGGAAGCCAAAGGTTTTCCCGCGTTGACAAAAACGCATGTGTTTGGACGCGGAAAACAGAAAGGAATCACCGTTGGCCCGATCCATTATGACGAACTTCCCAAGGTCATGCTCATGATTGTCACAGAGGATGAATCTGTCCCTGTCATCATCGATGTCATACAGAAGGCAGCCTTTGTGGGCTACGAAGGGGATGGAAAGATTTTTGTCTCGCCTGTGACAGAAAGCTATACCATCAGAACCGGGGCAAAAGCCGAATAATCGCTTTCTGGAAAGGGAGATGTGAGCATGTTGGTCGAAATAACTGCAATTTTGCGCCGTGACAAGGTGGGTCCCACAATGAAGGGGCTCGATGCCATGGGTCTTGGGGCGATGACGCTGACAACGGTCAACGGACGGGGTCTCCAGGGAGGCAATGTGATGACCGATATCGATCGGGCGGTTCCCGCCGAATATGAGTCGGTCTCCAAAATTGTCAACCATCTGACCCCTGCGTCTTTCGCACTGTCCCATTCGTTGACCCGTCCCGTGTTCTGGATTCCCAAGAGGATGATCCAGATCGTCGTTCCGACATCGATGAAAAACGAGGTGATCGATCTGATCATGAGTGTAAACAGGACAGGCTGGATGGGTGACGGAAAGATCTTCGTCAGCCCCATCGAGGAAAGTCTTCGTATCCGGACAGGTGAACACGGAACAGATTCCGTCTTGTAGACCGGTTTGGCTTCTGAAATGAATACCATTCTTACAAAATGGTATTCATTTTTGTCTTTATGGATCCATTTCCCTACAGGGATAAGCCTGTAAAGTGGCCCCAAACAGGATATTTCAAAGAAGGCATGGAACTTGCGATTATCTTCTGAATCTTCAACCGGAAGAGGCATATTATGAGTACGATCGTTCTGGTTCAAAAAGACACCAATCGTCACACCGAAATCGTCCGGGAGCTGACCGCCATCGGAGTGGAGAGGGTTCTGGTCCTTTCACTTGAGGCCTTTCTTTCGAGGACGGACCCTGAGAGCGTGGACGGGATCCTTCTCGATCGGGGGGAATCCCTGGGAACCTTCTTTCAGATTGTCCAGAGTGTTGGAGGGGGCCCACCCATACCGATCATCCTTCTCATGGAGAGAAGGGATGAGCATGGGGGACGGGATTGTCTCACCGGAGTCATGCTGCAGCCGTTTTGCGACCTCCGCTTTGCCTCCCTGTTCAAGGAAGCCGTCTTCCATATCCGGGACTTCTGCGCCGTATGCGAGGAAAACCAGAGACTCAAGGAGGAGGTGCTCGAGCGCAAGATCATCGAACGGGCCAAATGGATTCTGGTGAAGCAGGAAGGTCTTTCCGAGGACAATGCCTATCGTCGCATCCGGGCAGAAAGCATGAAAAAGCGACGGTCGATGAAAGATGTCGCCATCGACATTCTGGCCCGGTCAGGAGAGTTCGGAGAGGATCTGATGTACAGGGAGCATGAAACCGGTGAAAAAGGTCTCCCCGGCAATAGGCGCTAAAACCGTTTTTTCGTCAAACAGTCAGGAGGTCTCGATGGATCTGAAAGAACTTGAAGGAAAGTACCGAAAACTCGCACGTCAGGCATCTGAAACAGCCATGGAGCTTCACGACCTGACGGAGGAGCTTCCCGGGGCATACCAAAAAATTGAGGAAGTGGCCAGAAAGGCGATTTTGAAACACCAGGAATGGGCCGAAGCCAAGGAAGCCTTCGAAAAAGCTCAGTCTTCCTGACCTGTTTTACAACTCAGGGAAAACTGATGGGGAGGGCACAAGATGATCGAGGAGGGAACAGAAGTCCATAACAAGGCGGATTCGGGTTTCGATCCTGTCTTTGTCGATACGACCATTCGTGATGGCGGACAGTCGCCTGGGGTTTTCTTTGATCGCCCCACCAAAATGGTCATCGTTACCACCCTTGCAAGAATAGGCGTTCGGGAAATCGAGGTCGGAACTCCCTGTCTGGGAGACCACGAGGTCGAGGATCTCCGGGCCTTGCTTTCCCTTCCGGTTCCGGTCGAACTTTTCCCGTGGCTGCGACCACTCGATACCGATTTTGAGACGGCACTGACGCTCGGTTTCAAGAGGGTCCATGTCTCTTTTCCCACATCGGATGCCCATCGGGCCTCAGTCCAGAACATGGGGCAGCCGGACATTATCGAGCGGGTCCGGAAAACCGTTCTCAAACTCTCAGGCGAGGGGTGCCGGGTCTCGATCGGACTTGAAGACGGATCGAGGGCCCCCATGGATTTTCTGAAGGAGTTCATCGCCGCCGTCCGGGAGTCCGGGGGAATCCGGGTACGTTACTGCGACACAGTCGGAAAGCACCATCCGGCCGAACTGATTGGAAGAATTGAGGAGATTTCAAAAGAGGGTCTTCCGATCGAGATCCACTGCCACAATGATTTGGGTATGGCGACCGCCAATACGGTTGCCGCTTATCATTCCGGTGCCCGGTATCTCTCCACTACAGTGACCGGTGTCGGAGAGCGCGCAGGAAATGCGGCCATGGAAGAGGTGGCCTTTGCCCTGGCCTGCGAAAGGGGAGATCCGTCGCTTCCCGAATCCTCAACGATCGACCTTCCTGGACTTGCCCATATTTCCCGATGGCTTTATGGGGCTATCCGGAGAACCCTCTCTCCCTATCGACCGGTGGTCGGCTCGCGAATCTTTCATCATTCCTCGGGAATTCATGTCGACGGGGTCATCAAGGATCCCGCCAATTATGAGCTTTTCCCCCCCGATCTTGTGGGTTCCAAGCGAAAAATCATCGTGACCCACCAGACAGGCCGGGCCGGGATCAAAAATGTTCTGGAACGCATGGGATATCGGCCGTCGAAAGAGATTCTCGACCGGCTGGTTCCCCTTGTGAGGGAAGAAGGATGGAAACTCAAGGGAATTGTTCCGGCACAGACGATTCTGAACCAGTTCATGGCCATCCTGGATTCGAACGAGGGACGATTCCAGGAACCACTGGGACACAGGCTATGACCGCCATTCTGGAAAATGCCCGAGTAGCCCGTCAGATGAACCTTCCCGGATGGAGCCAGGAGCATCAGGACCGTCTGTTCAGAAGCCGGGTTTTTCTCGCCGGAATCGGAGGGATCGGAGGAGTGGTCGCGGAATATCTGGTCATGGGCGGCGTTCGGGAGATCACTCTCGTCCATGAGGGGGAGCTCTGTCTTCCCGACCTGAACCGGCAGACCCTCATGAGCTTTGACGGAATCGGCAAAAGTCGGGTTCATCTGGCTGCCAACCGGCTCAGGAGCCTGGTTCCCGATTGCCATATCGAGGCCTTTGACACAAAGGTGACAAACGATCTTCTCCCTCTTCTTTCATCGGCGGACATCGTCATCGATGCACGAACAAACTTTGAGGAACGATTTCTCCTGAACAGGCTGTCGGCAGTCTCCGAAAAATCCCTGATTTTCTCGGCAATGAATGGCACGGAAGGGATGGTCGCCCATCTTCGACCGGGTCGGGGAGCCTGTCTTGAATGTGTCTTTCCCGAAGGAGATCCGGAATGGGATCCGCTCGGTTTTCCCGTTCTCGGAGCCATCTCGGGAACGGTTGGCGCGATGGCCGCCATTTTGGCCATCCGGATCCTCTCCGGCTATGGATCCCAGGCAGAAGAGCAGATGACCCTCTTCGAGGGGATGGACCTGTCGACCAGGAACTTCTCCCTGGTCAGACACAAGG
Encoded proteins:
- a CDS encoding SIR2 family protein; the encoded protein is MAIVQTSMEVSPEEMTNTIGEIAKFWKDGSLVVYLGPDLFVNPPGFPTSEPELCARLCEKITVPGRLKGKLHESAQYIESYKHRKTLTSLMGELFTKDADEAPVHRILSEYPLPLVVDTWFSTISSKCLVRTGEIQISAVSKAEYRDKWYRIDRKTKDGWEPADHVSPSDHVLYRPFGTMIPNVEVLVSDADFVEVLTEIDIQTPIPEWIKTHRTGKHFLFLGCHFDDQTTRMFARQIMKRSSNRHFVVTDGAVLPKEGRFYEQEGISILPLALNSTFLPKLKEVLGKD
- a CDS encoding homocitrate synthase/isopropylmalate synthase family protein, whose amino-acid sequence is MIEEGTEVHNKADSGFDPVFVDTTIRDGGQSPGVFFDRPTKMVIVTTLARIGVREIEVGTPCLGDHEVEDLRALLSLPVPVELFPWLRPLDTDFETALTLGFKRVHVSFPTSDAHRASVQNMGQPDIIERVRKTVLKLSGEGCRVSIGLEDGSRAPMDFLKEFIAAVRESGGIRVRYCDTVGKHHPAELIGRIEEISKEGLPIEIHCHNDLGMATANTVAAYHSGARYLSTTVTGVGERAGNAAMEEVAFALACERGDPSLPESSTIDLPGLAHISRWLYGAIRRTLSPYRPVVGSRIFHHSSGIHVDGVIKDPANYELFPPDLVGSKRKIIVTHQTGRAGIKNVLERMGYRPSKEILDRLVPLVREEGWKLKGIVPAQTILNQFMAILDSNEGRFQEPLGHRL
- a CDS encoding P-II family nitrogen regulator: MLVEITAILRRDKVGPTMKGLDAMGLGAMTLTTVNGRGLQGGNVMTDIDRAVPAEYESVSKIVNHLTPASFALSHSLTRPVFWIPKRMIQIVVPTSMKNEVIDLIMSVNRTGWMGDGKIFVSPIEESLRIRTGEHGTDSVL
- a CDS encoding CCE_0567 family metalloprotein, whose translation is MDLKELEGKYRKLARQASETAMELHDLTEELPGAYQKIEEVARKAILKHQEWAEAKEAFEKAQSS
- the nifT gene encoding putative nitrogen fixation protein NifT is translated as MKVMVRKNADGIFSVYVPKKDLEEPIVQSDKEALFGGNVTLANGMVLELPELTDGQSLPITVEARKVSG
- a CDS encoding nitrogen fixation protein NifZ, yielding MSGSDIVELTGPPFFEFGEKVKLKKHIRNDGTFPNREVGDILARKGDEGYIRSIGTFLQQFYIYAVYIPETGVTVGCKFREIESLDYDDSPDEEPVKTENPS
- a CDS encoding P-II family nitrogen regulator, with the translated sequence MKMVRAIVRPEKENDVVLALEAKGFPALTKTHVFGRGKQKGITVGPIHYDELPKVMLMIVTEDESVPVIIDVIQKAAFVGYEGDGKIFVSPVTESYTIRTGAKAE
- a CDS encoding NifU family protein, yielding MDEIFEEPDADRDDFVGDFYWSLHSVMDPIRCELILAGGDVRLAGVATDGRVIVRLMGPFTKSCMDKRAVVEQIEQYLKSKDDRVTQVLPVCPNPEETL
- a CDS encoding HesA/MoeB/ThiF family protein → MTAILENARVARQMNLPGWSQEHQDRLFRSRVFLAGIGGIGGVVAEYLVMGGVREITLVHEGELCLPDLNRQTLMSFDGIGKSRVHLAANRLRSLVPDCHIEAFDTKVTNDLLPLLSSADIVIDARTNFEERFLLNRLSAVSEKSLIFSAMNGTEGMVAHLRPGRGACLECVFPEGDPEWDPLGFPVLGAISGTVGAMAAILAIRILSGYGSQAEEQMTLFEGMDLSTRNFSLVRHKACPFCQSL
- the fdxB gene encoding ferredoxin III, nif-specific, producing the protein MDGSACVTGTTRGQLTWTPRFVETIDIDKCIGCGRCFKVCGRGILALMGIDEDGEAVVITAENEDELDKKVMNIVHPELCIGCESCAKVCPKKCYQHKEMQTS
- a CDS encoding ANTAR domain-containing response regulator, which codes for MSTIVLVQKDTNRHTEIVRELTAIGVERVLVLSLEAFLSRTDPESVDGILLDRGESLGTFFQIVQSVGGGPPIPIILLMERRDEHGGRDCLTGVMLQPFCDLRFASLFKEAVFHIRDFCAVCEENQRLKEEVLERKIIERAKWILVKQEGLSEDNAYRRIRAESMKKRRSMKDVAIDILARSGEFGEDLMYREHETGEKGLPGNRR
- the nifW gene encoding nitrogenase-stabilizing/protective protein NifW; translation: MVVWEEESRKLSAAEDYFHFFNVEFDPKVVHVNRLHILKKFGQFRDAIEKEWPSDGSPEQKREAYRRALEMAYETFLTATAQDEKLFKVFQHEAQVFNVEFHPEGTKDRD